The genomic DNA GACCAGCTTGGAATCAGCAGGGTAGGGAGTCTTGTGTGGATTTTTCTCTCCATCAACAGTTCTGCTGGGCTGATCCCACCTTCGAGAGGTGTGGCACGGTAAGCCATCAGGGCTTGATAAGGGTCTGTAGCCTTCTTAAGAGAATTTTTTACAGCTTGGACAGCTCGTTCCACCTGGTCATTTGCTTGCGGATATCTAGGGGTTGTCGTAATGTGAGTGAACCCATACTCTTCCGCAAACTTGGCAAAGAACCTGGCTGAGAATTGTGGGCCGTTATCGGACAGATAATTCCATGTCTTGCGAACATAGACTTGAGATGTATCTGTCAGTTTAGCTACCTCCACATAGCGCCAGAAGTAGTCGATGACCAGGAGGTACGGCTGGCCTTTCACCTCGAACAGGTCACCCGCCAGTTTCTGCCAGGATCGATCTGGAAGATCTGAAAGGATTGCGGGCTCTGGTGCATTGACACGCTCCTTGTTGCAGGTTGTCACCGGCACTTGTTTACCACTTCCTCCAATTGCTTGCTTAGTCCCGGCCCCCAAACTGAGGCCTCAGCACGCTCTCTGCATTTTGCAATGCCTTAATTGGTGGGCTTCATGTATTCCGTTCAGCACGTCTAATTGCATGGACAAGGGGATCACAATGCGGTTGCCTTTCATCAGTAACCCTTGCTGCATATTCAGTTCATCTTTCTCTGGCCAATAGGGCTGGAGAGGTTAGGTCAGGTTAGGTGCTTCACTACTTCCGTCAAAATTGCGGCCATATAAGAAATCGATCCAAAAAACCGGTTTAACAGAAAAAATTGCGATGGTACAATATCACTTATtaatcccctttttttttctatatttcCTGAAATTTGGATGTTTTTGGCAGAAAGTGAACAATTCGACCCCAAATCTGCACACATCTGCCCCATTAAATTTATGGACACTGTGGACCCGATCTATGGACaccttcatggacccggtccacggactaccttgtggaccacccctcattttgtacagtttcaagcagaaaaatctttaggcGAATTTTatcacttatctggacaatttaagcaattgcctcttAGAGtcacatgaaaaa from Montipora capricornis isolate CH-2021 chromosome 2, ASM3666992v2, whole genome shotgun sequence includes the following:
- the LOC138037416 gene encoding uncharacterized protein, which gives rise to MGTWLSIGLPCGGSLGAGTKQAIGGSGKQVPVTTCNKERVNAPEPAILSDLPDRSWQKLAGDLFEVKGQPYLLVIDYFWRYVEVAKLTDTSQVYVRKTWNYLSDNGPQFSARFFAKFAEEYGFTHITTTPRYPQANDQVERAVQAVKNSLKKATDPYQALMAYRATPLEGGISPAELLMERKIHTRLPTLLIPSWSYLEQFREKDGSLKARRKENFDRRHAARPLPVITQGEQVWLPDQKIEGTLVHESGTPRSYKMKTPNSMLRRNKRHLIWWKEERHGAPPCTCCYHPNYPMRPPN